The proteins below are encoded in one region of Lactuca sativa cultivar Salinas chromosome 3, Lsat_Salinas_v11, whole genome shotgun sequence:
- the LOC111894295 gene encoding velvet complex subunit 2-like → MHHHSSLPTTTTHLHHRPLPPNPPITHQNHHPPQPSPPTSITHHHLSPSPITTTLTHFNHLSPPPATTTYQHPPRQAPFTTIITR, encoded by the coding sequence ATGCACCACCACTCATCACTACCGacaaccaccacccacctccaccaccgccCGTTACCACCAAACCCACCCATCACCCACCagaaccaccacccaccacaaccatcaccacctaCCTCCATCACCCATCACCACCTATCTCcatcacccatcaccaccaccctcaCCCACTTCAATCATctatcaccaccacccgccaccaccacctatcAGCACCCGCCACGACAAGCACCGttcaccaccatcatcacccGCTAA